Proteins encoded within one genomic window of Amycolatopsis sp. 2-15:
- a CDS encoding serine hydrolase: MNTESLLRDLREELDDGGLRGSFLVRDLHTGQEIGLDADLEFPSASLVKVPLAAATLERIRRGELDGATQLEVEPGRVTTAGPAGLARFRHPARVAIDDLLYLSVAVSDGTAADALFELTPPAEVTRMLREWGIDGVSVRHATAELADTPAERFEPGEVHLAHALAIRAGTAGRGHPVSQLDVSRASAGSARAYVALLEALWRPSEVDAEVAARTRDLMAHNLLRQRLTPDFGSDATKWSSKTGTLLNLRHEVGVAEHADGQVFAVAALTESRVPAAIQPEAEILMARVARTMRDHLRSR, from the coding sequence GTGAACACCGAATCCCTGCTCCGCGACCTCCGCGAAGAACTCGACGACGGCGGCCTGCGCGGCTCGTTCCTCGTCCGCGACCTGCACACCGGCCAGGAGATCGGCCTCGACGCGGACCTGGAGTTCCCCAGCGCGTCGCTGGTCAAGGTGCCGCTCGCGGCGGCGACGTTGGAGCGCATCCGGCGGGGCGAGCTCGACGGCGCGACGCAGCTGGAGGTCGAGCCCGGGCGGGTCACCACGGCCGGGCCGGCCGGGCTCGCGCGGTTCCGCCACCCGGCGCGCGTGGCGATCGACGATCTGCTCTACCTGAGCGTGGCGGTCAGCGACGGCACCGCGGCCGACGCGTTGTTCGAGCTCACGCCGCCGGCCGAGGTCACGCGGATGCTGCGCGAGTGGGGCATCGACGGCGTTTCCGTGCGGCACGCGACGGCGGAGCTCGCCGACACCCCCGCCGAACGGTTCGAGCCCGGCGAGGTGCACCTCGCCCACGCGCTCGCCATTCGCGCGGGCACTGCCGGGCGGGGGCACCCGGTGTCGCAACTGGACGTCAGCCGGGCCAGCGCCGGGTCGGCGCGGGCGTATGTGGCGCTGCTGGAGGCGTTGTGGCGACCGTCCGAAGTGGACGCCGAGGTGGCGGCGCGCACGCGCGACCTCATGGCCCACAACCTGCTGCGCCAGCGGCTCACGCCGGATTTCGGGTCCGACGCGACGAAGTGGTCGTCCAAGACCGGCACGCTGCTGAACCTGCGGCACGAGGTCGGGGTCGCCGAGCACGCCGACGGGCAGGTGTTCGCGGTGGCCGCGCTCACCGAGTCGCGGGTACCGGCGGCGATCCAGCCCGAGGCGGAGATCCTGATGGCGCGGGTCGCCCGCACGATGCGGGACCACCTGCGGTCGCGGTGA
- the bla gene encoding class A beta-lactamase: protein MLAAPIAGCVSPAPPPTPTPPPKTTTPPPSTAPLAALERKYHARLGVHALATGSGATLDYRADERFAFCSTFKTFAVAAVLRTHPLSYLDTQIPYTKAEVNSFSPITENHAGTGMSVRRLCDAAIRYSDGTAGNLLMRDAGGPPGLTAYLRGLGDATSRMDQYEPDLNRDPLDDPRDTTTPRALAADHRTIVLGNALPPDKRALVEDWLSRSTTGAQTIRAGVPADWGVIGKTGHGDYGRVNDVAVLRPPNAPPLVFAIMSDRTAYDDEPRYALIAEVAKYVAQVLR, encoded by the coding sequence ATGCTCGCCGCACCGATCGCCGGGTGCGTGAGCCCCGCACCACCCCCGACCCCCACACCGCCCCCGAAAACGACAACACCCCCACCGTCGACTGCGCCACTCGCAGCACTCGAACGCAAGTACCACGCCCGCCTCGGCGTCCACGCACTCGCCACCGGCAGCGGAGCCACTCTGGACTACCGGGCCGACGAAAGATTCGCCTTCTGCTCCACCTTCAAAACCTTCGCCGTCGCGGCCGTACTGCGAACCCACCCGCTGTCCTACCTGGACACTCAAATCCCCTACACCAAGGCCGAAGTCAACTCCTTCTCCCCGATCACCGAGAACCACGCCGGCACCGGGATGAGCGTGCGCCGGCTGTGCGACGCCGCCATCCGCTACAGCGACGGCACAGCCGGCAACCTGCTCATGCGGGACGCCGGCGGCCCGCCCGGGCTCACCGCGTACCTGCGCGGCCTGGGCGACGCCACCAGCCGGATGGATCAGTACGAGCCCGATCTCAACCGCGATCCCCTCGACGACCCGCGCGACACCACCACCCCGCGGGCGCTGGCCGCCGACCACCGGACGATCGTGCTCGGCAACGCGCTACCCCCCGACAAACGCGCTCTCGTCGAAGACTGGCTCAGCCGCAGCACCACGGGCGCGCAGACCATCCGCGCGGGCGTGCCCGCTGACTGGGGCGTGATCGGCAAAACCGGCCACGGCGACTACGGCCGCGTCAACGACGTCGCCGTCCTCCGTCCACCGAACGCACCCCCGCTGGTCTTCGCGATCATGTCCGACCGCACCGCCTACGACGACGAACCCCGGTACGCCCTGATCGCCGAAGTCGCGAAGTACGTCGCCCAGGTGCTGCGCTGA
- the bla gene encoding class A beta-lactamase: MFSKSVVAAVAAVAVVALAGCGAPPAPQALPPATSASPTVSNHDFEDLERSFGARLGVYVVDTDSGHEVAYRADERFAYASTHKVFSAGAVLQKVGTAGLDRVIEYGPGDVVANSPITQKRAGTGMTLSAIMDAALRYSDNTGGNLLFRELGGPAALSTWLRSIGDTTTHVDRIEPTLNETAPGDLRDTTTPRAWARSLRTVALGDTLPAPLRTVLTNTMRASTTGTNLVRAGVPSGWQVADKSGTADHGTRNDIAIAWPPGRAPIVFVVFSDRPAADAPTDDALVARATAAAVKALG, translated from the coding sequence GTGTTCAGCAAGTCTGTGGTGGCGGCGGTGGCGGCGGTGGCAGTGGTGGCGCTGGCGGGATGCGGCGCCCCGCCGGCCCCGCAAGCTCTACCGCCCGCCACCTCCGCTTCGCCGACGGTCTCGAACCACGACTTCGAAGACCTCGAGCGGTCTTTCGGCGCCCGGCTCGGCGTATACGTCGTGGACACCGACTCGGGCCACGAAGTCGCCTACCGCGCCGACGAGCGCTTCGCCTACGCGTCGACGCACAAGGTGTTCAGCGCCGGGGCCGTGCTGCAGAAGGTGGGGACGGCGGGGCTCGACCGCGTGATCGAGTACGGCCCGGGCGACGTCGTCGCGAACTCGCCGATCACCCAGAAACGCGCCGGCACCGGCATGACGCTCAGCGCGATCATGGACGCCGCCCTGCGCTACAGCGACAACACCGGCGGGAACCTGCTTTTCCGCGAGCTCGGCGGGCCGGCCGCATTGAGCACGTGGCTGCGCTCGATCGGCGACACCACCACCCACGTCGACCGCATCGAACCCACCCTGAACGAGACCGCGCCCGGCGACCTCCGCGACACGACCACCCCGCGCGCCTGGGCCCGGTCCCTGCGCACGGTGGCCCTCGGCGACACCCTGCCCGCGCCGCTGCGCACCGTCCTGACGAACACCATGCGCGCCAGCACCACCGGCACCAACCTGGTCCGCGCGGGTGTCCCTTCGGGGTGGCAGGTCGCCGACAAGTCCGGCACCGCCGACCACGGCACCCGCAACGACATCGCGATCGCCTGGCCCCCGGGCCGCGCGCCGATCGTGTTCGTGGTGTTCTCCGACCGCCCCGCCGCCGACGCCCCCACGGATGACGCCCTCGTCGCCCGTGCCACGGCGGCCGCGGTGAAGGCGCTGGGCTGA
- a CDS encoding crotonase/enoyl-CoA hydratase family protein, whose product MNVLVEKRGPVTIVTIDRPERRNAVDRATAEALADAFRAFDADEDASAAVLQGSGGTFCAGADLKAVSEGRGNRTEPSGDGPMGPTRLRLAKPVIAAVSGHAVAGGLELAIWCDLRVADETAVFGVFCRRWGVPLIDGGTVRLPRLIGQSHALDLILTGRPVSADEALRIGLANRVVPAGQALDAAVELAQSLAAFPQTCLREDRASVLEQHGATEESALANEFGHGLVSLSSDTVAGATRFARGAGRHGSFDA is encoded by the coding sequence ATGAACGTCCTGGTCGAGAAGCGCGGCCCCGTCACGATCGTGACGATCGACCGGCCCGAACGGCGCAATGCCGTCGACCGCGCCACGGCCGAGGCGCTGGCCGACGCGTTCCGCGCGTTCGACGCCGACGAGGACGCCTCCGCCGCCGTGCTACAGGGCTCCGGCGGCACGTTCTGCGCGGGCGCCGACCTCAAGGCCGTGAGCGAAGGCCGGGGCAACCGCACCGAACCCTCGGGCGACGGGCCGATGGGACCGACGCGGCTGCGCCTGGCCAAACCGGTGATCGCCGCCGTGAGCGGCCACGCCGTGGCAGGCGGGCTGGAGCTGGCGATCTGGTGCGACCTGCGCGTGGCCGACGAAACCGCCGTGTTCGGCGTGTTCTGCCGGCGCTGGGGCGTGCCCCTCATCGACGGCGGCACCGTGCGGCTGCCGCGCCTGATCGGCCAGAGTCACGCACTGGACCTCATCCTCACCGGCCGCCCGGTCTCCGCCGACGAGGCACTGCGGATCGGCCTGGCCAACCGCGTCGTCCCCGCCGGCCAGGCACTCGACGCGGCGGTCGAGCTCGCTCAGAGCCTGGCGGCGTTCCCGCAGACCTGCCTGCGCGAGGACCGCGCGTCGGTGCTCGAACAACACGGCGCGACCGAAGAATCCGCCCTGGCCAACGAGTTCGGCCACGGCCTGGTGTCCCTGTCGAGCGACACCGTCGCCGGCGCCACCCGCTTCGCCCGCGGCGCCGGCCGGCACGGTTCGTTCGACGCCTGA
- a CDS encoding ferredoxin, whose protein sequence is MRIEANRELCAGLGMCEAMAPDFFEVGDDGTVVLLEESPAEQHRPDVTAAADACPVLALKVRD, encoded by the coding sequence ATGCGGATCGAGGCGAACCGCGAGCTGTGCGCGGGGCTCGGCATGTGCGAGGCGATGGCGCCGGACTTCTTCGAGGTCGGCGACGACGGCACGGTGGTGCTCCTGGAGGAGAGCCCCGCCGAGCAACACCGGCCGGACGTGACGGCCGCGGCCGACGCGTGCCCGGTGCTGGCGTTGAAGGTGCGCGACTGA
- a CDS encoding TetR/AcrR family transcriptional regulator, with product MTRSEQRARTHQTLLDATVACLVKFGYAGTTTQRVQERAGVSRGALLHHFGSKADLFVAAIHYIAEQQLAQVRLAGADSRRQLVTALREAMSGPLFLAGLELWLGARTDLALRAALLPAERELGRELRTAFESTGDDRVGYESLLMLLRGLALTSILRDDTTVADAVVDRWFDRLG from the coding sequence GTGACCCGCAGCGAACAACGAGCGCGCACCCACCAGACCCTGCTGGACGCCACCGTCGCGTGCCTGGTGAAGTTCGGCTACGCCGGCACGACGACGCAGCGCGTGCAGGAGCGGGCGGGCGTGTCGCGGGGTGCGCTGCTGCACCACTTCGGGTCGAAGGCGGACCTGTTCGTCGCGGCGATCCACTACATCGCCGAGCAGCAACTGGCGCAGGTGCGGCTCGCCGGCGCGGATTCGCGGCGGCAGCTGGTGACGGCGTTGCGGGAGGCGATGTCGGGGCCGTTGTTCCTGGCGGGGCTGGAACTCTGGCTCGGCGCGCGGACCGACCTGGCGTTGCGGGCGGCGTTGCTGCCCGCGGAACGCGAGCTGGGCCGGGAGCTGCGGACGGCGTTCGAGTCCACAGGGGACGATCGTGTCGGCTACGAGTCGCTGCTGATGTTGTTGCGGGGCCTCGCGCTCACCAGCATCCTGCGCGACGACACCACGGTCGCCGACGCGGTCGTGGACCGGTGGTTCGACCGCCTGGGCTGA
- a CDS encoding D-alanyl-D-alanine carboxypeptidase family protein: MKLSTSGRRRDAGYRVITRLLAFVSWPLASLVAPGLGRSVACSWALRIRFPSEDLTGLSPGTHAAFVAARTAALWHHGTLLGLTSGHRDADTQDRLFTAEVRRTGSVASARRRALPPANSRHVTGTALDIRPRDGARWLERHGAAHHLYRVYDNEWWHFEYHPEGRPPRVPHPGFSLADAET; encoded by the coding sequence ATGAAACTGTCCACTTCGGGCCGGCGTCGCGACGCCGGCTACCGGGTGATCACCCGGCTGCTCGCCTTCGTGTCGTGGCCACTGGCGTCCCTGGTGGCGCCGGGCCTCGGACGATCCGTTGCCTGCTCCTGGGCGCTGCGGATCCGCTTCCCGTCCGAGGACCTCACCGGCTTGTCACCCGGCACTCACGCCGCTTTCGTCGCGGCGCGCACCGCCGCCCTCTGGCACCACGGCACCCTCCTGGGCCTCACCTCCGGCCACCGCGACGCCGACACGCAGGACCGCCTTTTCACCGCGGAGGTCCGCCGCACCGGCTCGGTCGCTTCGGCCCGCCGGCGCGCCCTGCCCCCGGCGAACTCCCGCCACGTGACCGGCACGGCCCTCGACATCCGCCCCCGCGACGGCGCCCGCTGGCTCGAGCGCCACGGCGCGGCCCACCACCTGTACCGCGTCTACGACAACGAGTGGTGGCACTTCGAATACCACCCCGAAGGCCGCCCACCGCGCGTCCCGCACCCGGGCTTCTCCCTGGCGGACGCGGAAACCTGA
- a CDS encoding TetR family transcriptional regulator — protein sequence MTIMSGALRATPPEGGQHRQPIVTAAIELTASEGWSAVTMARLAEAAGVSRQTVYNEIGSKAALAEVMISHELARFLAVVRTAFDRHPDDLVEAIYEAIRAVLDLADDNTLLRAIASATHGTDTELLPLLTTRAGSLLTEAKTMLVERMRTYEPPLDDEQIAVVIDLVVRTVLSHVMQPSDTPARTADALAWVVGRVLGTSAARPMRRG from the coding sequence ATGACGATCATGAGCGGGGCACTCCGGGCCACACCGCCCGAGGGCGGCCAGCACCGGCAGCCGATCGTCACCGCGGCCATCGAACTGACCGCGAGCGAGGGCTGGTCGGCGGTCACCATGGCGCGGCTGGCCGAGGCCGCGGGCGTGAGCCGCCAGACCGTGTACAACGAGATCGGCTCCAAGGCCGCGCTGGCCGAGGTGATGATCTCCCACGAGCTGGCCCGCTTCCTCGCCGTGGTGCGCACCGCGTTCGACCGGCACCCCGACGACCTGGTCGAGGCGATCTACGAGGCCATCCGCGCGGTGCTCGACCTCGCCGACGACAACACGCTGCTGCGCGCCATCGCGTCGGCGACGCACGGCACGGACACCGAACTGCTGCCGCTGCTGACCACGCGCGCGGGCTCGTTGCTCACCGAGGCGAAGACCATGCTGGTCGAGCGCATGCGCACCTACGAGCCGCCGCTGGACGACGAGCAGATCGCCGTGGTGATCGACCTCGTCGTGCGCACGGTGCTCAGTCACGTGATGCAGCCGTCCGACACCCCCGCCCGCACGGCCGACGCGCTGGCCTGGGTGGTCGGGCGCGTGCTGGGCACCTCGGCGGCGCGGCCTATGCGCCGCGGCTGA
- a CDS encoding fatty acid desaturase, translating into MSEVAGTVPAGSTESWTDRKRYLWLIGLVVPSLAFLAIGLHAATGWGVWFWIGPIVILVIVPVIDLVAGLDRSNPPDDVLEQLENDRYYRWITYLFLPIQYVGFVAAFWLIGRGDLTVVDKIGLAASIGCIGGIGINTAHELGHKKESHERWLSKIALAQSFYGHFYIEHNRGHHVRVATPEDPASSRLGESFYRFWPRTVGGSLASAWRLERKRYARREKHPFRIGNDVLNAWLMSAVLWAAMLVWLGVGILPYLLIQAVVGFSLLEVVNYMEHYGMLRQRVGAPDRRRYERVDPSHSWNSNNIATNVLLYHLQRHSDHHANPTRRYQTLRDFAESPVLPTGYAGMIVLALVPPLWRRVMDPRVLAHFDGDVRRANIQPRKRGKVLARYGTRVTAAEPVTADTRGDATEGGMCPGCGYVYDERRGDPREGFQAGTTWSAIPDSWCCPDCGVREKVDFVAPGRVDA; encoded by the coding sequence ATGAGCGAAGTCGCGGGGACGGTGCCCGCCGGCTCGACCGAGTCGTGGACCGACCGCAAGCGGTACCTGTGGCTGATCGGGCTCGTGGTCCCCTCGCTCGCGTTCCTGGCGATCGGGCTGCACGCGGCCACCGGCTGGGGGGTGTGGTTCTGGATCGGGCCGATCGTGATCCTCGTGATCGTGCCCGTGATCGACCTGGTCGCGGGGCTCGATCGCAGCAACCCGCCCGACGACGTGCTCGAACAGCTGGAGAACGACCGGTACTACCGCTGGATCACCTACCTCTTCCTGCCGATCCAGTACGTCGGGTTCGTGGCGGCCTTCTGGCTGATCGGGCGCGGCGACCTCACGGTGGTGGACAAGATCGGGCTGGCCGCGTCCATCGGGTGCATCGGCGGGATCGGCATCAACACCGCCCACGAGCTCGGCCACAAGAAGGAGAGCCACGAGCGCTGGCTGTCGAAGATCGCGCTGGCCCAGAGCTTCTACGGCCATTTCTACATCGAGCACAACCGCGGCCACCACGTGCGCGTGGCCACGCCCGAGGACCCGGCTTCGAGCCGCCTCGGCGAGAGCTTCTACCGCTTCTGGCCGCGAACTGTCGGCGGCTCGCTGGCCTCGGCGTGGCGGCTGGAGCGCAAGCGCTACGCCCGGCGGGAGAAGCACCCGTTCCGCATCGGCAACGACGTGCTCAACGCGTGGCTGATGTCGGCCGTGCTGTGGGCGGCGATGCTGGTGTGGCTCGGGGTGGGGATTCTGCCCTACCTGCTGATCCAGGCTGTGGTGGGCTTCTCGTTGCTGGAAGTCGTGAACTACATGGAGCACTACGGGATGCTGCGCCAGCGCGTGGGGGCGCCGGATCGGCGCCGCTACGAGCGCGTGGATCCGAGCCACAGCTGGAACTCCAACAACATCGCCACCAACGTGCTGCTCTACCACCTGCAGCGCCACAGCGACCACCACGCCAACCCCACGCGCCGCTACCAGACGCTGCGGGACTTCGCCGAGTCGCCGGTGCTGCCCACCGGGTACGCCGGGATGATCGTGCTGGCGCTCGTGCCGCCGCTGTGGCGGCGGGTGATGGACCCGCGCGTACTCGCCCACTTCGACGGCGACGTCCGCCGCGCCAACATCCAGCCGCGCAAGCGGGGCAAGGTCCTGGCGCGGTACGGCACCCGGGTGACGGCCGCTGAGCCGGTCACCGCCGACACCCGCGGCGACGCCACCGAGGGCGGCATGTGCCCCGGTTGCGGCTACGTCTACGACGAACGGCGCGGCGATCCGCGCGAGGGTTTCCAGGCCGGCACGACGTGGTCGGCGATCCCGGACTCGTGGTGCTGCCCGGACTGCGGCGTGCGCGAGAAGGTCGACTTCGTGGCTCCCGGAAGGGTGGATGCGTGA
- a CDS encoding AMP-binding protein: MLAVELVRRGAQRFADRTAVVVGDREFSFAEVDERASRLANVLLAAGAGRGTRVGLLVDNGEWSIPLDFACLKAGVTRVPLNARLAVAEQTRMLAETGVTLLVYSKSLAERAAELAEALDGLRVAGLGDRQRAQDLDLVTELDRVPAADPRVPVAPDDVVLALHTSGTTGTLKAAQHTQASYAAITGNILANLLSPGPGSAMLHAASLIHASGTFVLPYWIRGGRAVVLPGFDPGSYLDSVTRHHVTDVNLVPTMLGLLLAGSTVDAAVTLDTIVYGASPMPKPLIQEAMVRFGPKFVQYYGQTEAPLCQTVLGKTDHLRSELLGSCGHPAVDAELLLTDPDGNPVPRGEIGEIRVRAPFTMSGYLDAPELTAETLVDGWIRTRDLARADERGYLHLVDRASDMIVTGGYNVYPREVEDALAAHPAVAESAVVGAPDPTWVEAVTAFVALRPGATVSEEDLRTHVRGLLAGYKVPKRVRVVDAIPKSAVGKILRRALRDPLWEDR; the protein is encoded by the coding sequence ATGCTCGCTGTGGAGTTGGTGCGCCGGGGTGCCCAGCGCTTCGCGGACCGCACGGCCGTGGTCGTCGGTGACCGGGAGTTCTCCTTCGCCGAGGTCGACGAGCGCGCCAGCCGCCTCGCCAATGTCCTGCTCGCCGCGGGCGCCGGGCGTGGCACGAGAGTGGGGCTGCTGGTCGACAACGGCGAGTGGTCCATCCCGCTCGACTTCGCGTGCCTCAAGGCCGGCGTGACCAGGGTGCCACTCAACGCCCGCCTCGCCGTGGCCGAGCAGACCCGGATGCTCGCCGAAACCGGCGTCACGCTGCTCGTGTACAGCAAGTCCCTGGCCGAACGGGCCGCGGAACTCGCCGAAGCCCTCGACGGCCTGCGCGTGGCCGGGCTCGGCGACCGCCAACGCGCCCAGGACCTCGACCTCGTCACCGAACTGGACCGCGTTCCGGCGGCCGACCCGCGCGTCCCCGTCGCCCCGGACGACGTCGTACTCGCTCTCCACACCTCCGGCACCACCGGCACCCTCAAGGCCGCGCAGCACACGCAGGCCAGCTATGCCGCGATCACCGGCAACATCCTCGCCAACCTCCTCTCCCCCGGGCCCGGCTCGGCGATGCTGCACGCCGCGTCGCTCATCCACGCCAGCGGGACTTTCGTGCTGCCGTACTGGATCCGTGGCGGCCGCGCGGTCGTGCTGCCGGGTTTCGACCCCGGGTCCTATCTGGACTCGGTCACCCGGCACCACGTCACCGACGTCAACCTCGTGCCGACGATGCTGGGCCTGCTGCTCGCCGGATCCACTGTGGACGCCGCCGTCACCCTCGACACCATCGTCTACGGCGCCAGCCCCATGCCGAAGCCGCTGATCCAGGAGGCGATGGTCCGCTTCGGACCGAAGTTCGTGCAGTACTACGGCCAGACCGAGGCACCGCTGTGCCAGACGGTGCTCGGCAAAACCGACCATCTGCGGAGCGAACTGCTCGGCTCGTGCGGCCACCCCGCCGTCGACGCGGAGCTCCTGCTCACCGATCCCGACGGGAATCCGGTGCCGCGCGGGGAGATCGGCGAGATCCGCGTGCGCGCGCCGTTCACGATGAGCGGGTACCTCGACGCACCCGAACTCACCGCCGAGACCCTCGTGGACGGCTGGATCCGCACCCGCGACCTGGCCCGCGCCGACGAGCGCGGGTATCTCCACCTGGTCGATCGGGCGAGCGACATGATCGTGACGGGCGGCTACAACGTCTACCCGCGTGAGGTCGAGGACGCCCTGGCCGCGCACCCGGCCGTCGCCGAGTCCGCCGTGGTCGGCGCGCCCGACCCGACGTGGGTCGAGGCCGTGACGGCGTTCGTCGCCCTGCGGCCGGGAGCCACGGTGTCCGAAGAGGACTTGCGTACGCACGTGCGCGGGCTCCTCGCCGGGTACAAGGTGCCCAAGCGCGTGCGCGTGGTCGACGCGATCCCGAAGTCGGCGGTGGGCAAGATCCTGCGCCGGGCCCTGCGTGATCCCCTGTGGGAGGACCGATGA
- a CDS encoding RNA-binding S4 domain-containing protein — MESTRVDRWLWAVRLAKTRSDAAAACRGGHVRVNDRPAKPATTVVAGDEVRARIGQTTRVVEVVQVIQKRVGAPEAAKCIIDRTPKPPPEAAIPVARRERGAGRPTKRERRVLDEFRSRWD, encoded by the coding sequence GTGGAGTCGACCAGGGTGGACCGCTGGCTGTGGGCCGTACGGCTGGCGAAAACGCGCTCGGACGCGGCCGCCGCTTGCCGGGGCGGGCACGTGCGCGTGAACGACCGCCCGGCCAAACCCGCCACCACCGTCGTCGCCGGCGACGAGGTCCGCGCCCGCATCGGTCAGACCACCCGCGTCGTCGAGGTCGTCCAGGTCATCCAGAAACGCGTCGGCGCGCCCGAGGCGGCGAAGTGCATCATCGACCGCACCCCGAAACCGCCGCCGGAAGCGGCGATCCCGGTGGCGCGGCGCGAGCGCGGCGCGGGCCGTCCGACGAAGCGGGAACGCCGGGTGCTCGACGAGTTCCGCTCGCGCTGGGACTGA
- a CDS encoding LysR family transcriptional regulator: protein MVVDLIGSCRAFVGVSETGSFTAGAAVAGIPQPVASRRIAALERHLGERLFDRATRRAQLTPFGRDLLPSARRLVHLADAMEHDAKRAKLRPLRLAVPGTCPTRDLAELDAEARALGIFLEFRPAPPGERAELVRTQDVRAALVAVPETDAVWTVPLGVAATERQQLPPVVHLETLRAGRATKAERRRVWIQPEDDVPHLRDRVFRVRDAVGLQPAQVSVADSLTAAAAAVYGSADLLLCSPAQATELGLGWRPLGDAPLARGFDIAATLGEDAHHLRTRLRSGIARCLGAPDEENV, encoded by the coding sequence GTGGTCGTGGACCTGATCGGAAGCTGCCGCGCGTTCGTCGGTGTGAGCGAGACCGGGAGCTTCACGGCGGGGGCGGCGGTGGCCGGCATCCCCCAGCCGGTGGCGAGCCGCCGGATCGCGGCGCTGGAGCGCCACCTCGGCGAGCGCCTCTTCGACCGCGCGACCCGCCGGGCCCAGCTCACGCCCTTCGGCCGCGATCTGCTGCCGTCCGCGCGGCGCCTCGTCCACCTGGCCGACGCCATGGAGCACGACGCGAAGCGCGCCAAGCTGCGGCCCCTGCGCCTCGCCGTGCCCGGCACCTGCCCGACGCGCGACCTCGCCGAGCTCGACGCCGAGGCCCGCGCGCTCGGCATCTTCCTCGAGTTCCGCCCCGCGCCGCCCGGCGAGCGCGCCGAGCTCGTGCGCACCCAGGACGTGCGCGCCGCCCTGGTGGCCGTGCCCGAGACCGATGCCGTGTGGACGGTGCCGCTCGGCGTCGCCGCCACAGAACGCCAGCAGCTCCCGCCCGTGGTCCACCTCGAGACGCTGCGCGCCGGCCGCGCCACGAAAGCCGAGCGCCGCCGCGTGTGGATCCAGCCCGAGGACGACGTGCCCCACCTCCGCGACCGCGTGTTCCGCGTCCGCGACGCCGTGGGCCTGCAACCCGCGCAGGTCTCCGTCGCCGATTCCCTCACCGCGGCCGCGGCCGCCGTCTACGGCTCCGCCGATCTGCTCCTGTGCTCCCCCGCCCAGGCCACCGAGCTCGGCCTGGGCTGGCGCCCCCTCGGCGACGCCCCGCTCGCCCGCGGCTTCGACATCGCCGCCACCCTCGGCGAAGACGCCCACCACCTGCGCACCCGGCTGCGGTCCGGCATCGCCCGCTGCCTCGGCGCCCCCGACGAGGAGAACGTGTGA